Proteins encoded within one genomic window of Acidithiobacillus sp. AMEEHan:
- the flgL gene encoding flagellar hook-associated protein FlgL, producing the protein MRVSTQQIFQAGLSGMLQQQSTLNQLSQQLSTGNALTNPADNPTAYSQSLDLGARIANLQSYQQSNQYAQQNLQLSSSTLQSVSTLMNQVQQLAVQMNNGTVNSNDLQNAVTTMQGNLQQLVQLANTQDANGKYIYGGSQDGSPPFALQSNGQVLYQGDGGTNSLQIGPSLSVPSSQPGSAIFMNIPAGNGTFTVTPSGSNYGSSSSGTVTLGPGSVLDSAAAQSAFIAQGASYQISISQGSSGMTYTVSSGTGNSPSSSWSPVSSGAFTPGQSIDIPDPNDPNSPMASVSTQGAPGSGQTESFVLSAARPQSLFQTFQSIITALQAGTGSPAANTERAQGLSNALANLSNAQTQLLSVQASIGSQLQQAQSVSTLNTNLTEQFQSTQSSLADISYPQVITQFQESSTALQAAQKAFVQVQGLSLFNYI; encoded by the coding sequence ATGCGCGTGAGTACACAACAGATTTTTCAGGCCGGGCTTAGCGGCATGCTGCAGCAGCAGAGCACGCTGAATCAGCTCAGTCAGCAGCTTTCCACGGGCAATGCCTTGACCAATCCCGCCGATAATCCCACCGCGTACTCGCAATCGCTCGATCTGGGGGCGCGTATCGCCAATCTGCAGAGCTACCAGCAGAGCAATCAGTACGCCCAGCAAAATCTACAACTGAGTTCGAGCACTTTGCAGAGCGTAAGCACGCTCATGAATCAGGTCCAGCAGCTCGCCGTGCAAATGAATAATGGCACGGTCAACAGTAATGATTTGCAAAATGCCGTTACCACCATGCAGGGAAATCTGCAGCAGCTGGTACAGTTGGCAAATACCCAGGATGCCAACGGCAAGTACATCTACGGTGGTTCGCAGGATGGCAGCCCGCCATTTGCCCTGCAGAGTAATGGACAAGTCCTCTACCAGGGCGATGGTGGCACAAATTCGTTGCAAATTGGCCCGTCTCTGAGCGTGCCGAGTAGCCAACCGGGCAGTGCAATTTTCATGAATATTCCAGCGGGAAATGGTACCTTTACGGTTACGCCGAGCGGCAGCAATTATGGATCCAGCAGTTCTGGTACCGTCACTCTGGGACCTGGCTCGGTCCTAGATAGCGCGGCCGCCCAGTCTGCCTTCATTGCCCAAGGGGCGAGTTACCAGATCAGTATCAGCCAGGGCAGTAGTGGCATGACCTACACCGTGAGTAGTGGGACCGGAAACTCACCGAGTTCCTCCTGGAGCCCGGTCAGTTCTGGAGCATTCACGCCAGGACAGAGCATCGACATTCCCGACCCGAACGATCCCAATAGTCCAATGGCGAGCGTGAGCACGCAGGGAGCGCCAGGATCCGGCCAAACGGAGAGTTTCGTCTTGAGTGCCGCGCGGCCACAAAGTCTTTTCCAGACGTTTCAGAGCATCATTACTGCCTTGCAGGCCGGTACCGGTTCGCCCGCGGCGAATACCGAGCGCGCCCAGGGCCTGAGCAACGCGCTCGCCAATCTCAGCAATGCCCAGACACAGCTCCTCAGTGTCCAGGCAAGCATTGGTTCGCAGCTCCAGCAGGCGCAGTCGGTGAGCACGCTGAATACAAATCTGACCGAACAATTTCAAAGCACACAAAGCAGTCTGGCAGATATCAGCTATCCCCAGGTCATCACCCAGTTTCAAGAGAGCTCAACAGCCCTGCAGGCAGCGCAAAAAGCGTTTGTGCAGGTGCAGGGGTTGAGTTTGTTTAATTATATTTGA
- a CDS encoding flagellar basal body rod C-terminal domain-containing protein: MYSSFLQGQVWSASAGSSGAATLSQGLQQILGVLSSGSVSTQIQQFFSGVAQVAANPSDIPSRQAMLGDAQTLSNTFQSLAQQLNQIGQGINQQMQQSVSSINQLSTQIAQLNQQIANSAGLGNGTPNDLLDQRDQLLTQLNAQVGVQVVRQNNSQINVFLSNGQALVAGSTAFSLKTQASPYNQQNLDIAYEGAQGSADITKNLSGGILGGLLQLRAQSLQPAENGLGLLADGIAAQVNGQQAQGLNLQGSSGTAIFQTGGVQIFANSSNSSGSSAAALQGKITNIGNLTGDEYILRKGASGYWQLSNASTGAVLQTTSGTVSTGGATSLNFSTEGFQVQVSGSVATGDRFLVEPTRLGAAGMQTIMSDPSQIAAASPYVGSPGVMTSGALVNNNLGNMTLSAGQFVSGSTAGAVQVSGLGFPMTGTAELQFSNGASSGSADFTITANGTTLASGTVALGSSGTAIDIAYPNDPPGGYYQMLLSGTLVGKGDTITISPGGAGSNGNAQAMAGLATQGIFNGGANNANAQAAQLLTQVTTQANQAQDQAQAQASVLSQAQSAQQSYSGVNLDQEAANLILYQQAYQAAAKAISVGNTLFQSLIQAL, encoded by the coding sequence GTGTATAGTAGCTTCCTGCAGGGGCAGGTCTGGTCGGCGAGTGCGGGTTCCAGTGGCGCGGCGACGCTGTCCCAGGGGCTACAGCAGATATTGGGCGTGCTCAGTAGTGGCAGTGTGAGTACGCAAATTCAGCAGTTTTTCTCCGGGGTGGCACAGGTGGCCGCCAACCCGAGCGATATTCCATCACGCCAAGCGATGTTGGGTGACGCGCAGACCCTCAGCAATACCTTTCAGTCCCTCGCGCAGCAGCTCAATCAGATTGGTCAGGGCATCAATCAGCAGATGCAGCAGAGCGTGTCCAGCATCAATCAGCTGAGCACTCAGATTGCCCAGTTGAACCAGCAGATTGCCAATTCGGCGGGTTTGGGCAATGGCACCCCCAACGACCTCCTCGATCAGCGCGACCAACTATTGACGCAACTGAACGCGCAGGTCGGGGTCCAGGTCGTTCGCCAGAACAACAGCCAAATCAATGTGTTTCTTTCCAACGGGCAGGCCCTGGTTGCCGGCTCCACCGCCTTCTCCCTGAAGACGCAGGCGAGTCCGTACAATCAGCAAAATCTGGATATAGCCTACGAAGGCGCACAGGGGAGCGCGGACATCACGAAGAACCTTAGTGGCGGAATCCTCGGTGGTCTCCTACAACTGCGCGCGCAATCCCTGCAGCCGGCCGAGAACGGTCTGGGCTTGCTGGCCGATGGCATCGCTGCGCAAGTGAATGGACAGCAAGCGCAGGGTCTGAATCTGCAGGGGAGTTCCGGTACCGCCATTTTTCAGACCGGCGGCGTGCAGATCTTTGCCAATAGCAGCAATAGCAGTGGTTCCTCTGCTGCCGCTCTCCAGGGCAAGATCACCAATATCGGCAACCTGACGGGTGACGAGTATATCTTGCGCAAGGGCGCCAGTGGTTACTGGCAGCTGAGTAACGCGAGTACCGGCGCGGTGCTACAAACGACGTCGGGAACGGTCAGCACTGGTGGCGCAACGTCCCTCAATTTTTCGACGGAAGGCTTTCAGGTGCAGGTGTCGGGTAGTGTTGCCACGGGCGATCGATTTTTGGTGGAGCCGACGCGCCTGGGTGCCGCGGGCATGCAGACGATCATGAGCGATCCCAGTCAAATTGCGGCCGCCAGCCCGTATGTGGGTAGTCCTGGCGTCATGACCAGCGGTGCTTTGGTCAACAATAACCTGGGCAATATGACCCTCTCTGCTGGCCAGTTTGTGAGTGGCAGTACCGCAGGCGCGGTGCAGGTGAGTGGACTTGGCTTTCCCATGACAGGCACTGCAGAGTTGCAATTCAGCAATGGAGCCAGTAGTGGCTCCGCCGACTTCACCATTACTGCCAATGGCACCACGCTTGCCAGCGGTACGGTGGCCTTGGGCAGTTCGGGAACCGCCATCGACATTGCCTACCCCAATGATCCGCCGGGCGGGTATTACCAGATGCTGCTCTCGGGTACTCTGGTAGGCAAGGGAGACACCATTACCATCAGCCCCGGTGGGGCGGGTAGTAACGGTAATGCGCAGGCCATGGCGGGCCTGGCGACGCAAGGCATTTTCAACGGTGGCGCGAATAATGCCAACGCTCAGGCGGCACAGCTACTGACGCAAGTCACCACGCAGGCCAATCAGGCGCAGGATCAGGCGCAGGCGCAGGCAAGTGTCCTCAGCCAGGCGCAGTCGGCGCAGCAGTCGTATTCTGGGGTGAACTTGGATCAGGAAGCGGCCAATCTCATTCTTTATCAGCAGGCCTATCAGGCAGCAGCCAAGGCGATTTCCGTGGGGAATACCCTGTTTCAGTCTCTGATCCAGGCGTTGTGA
- a CDS encoding flagellar basal body protein yields MPCGSGWRRSVRGWSRRPSLPARALPTASDAVIPWGVREMSGVSGLINTSLTGLQAAQQALQVTGNNIANVNTPGYSQETVIQSTTTPAIWAASSTGMARKLPTCSGCIVASCRGRSGRRVRVPVARRRCPRGYSRYWACSVVAV; encoded by the coding sequence ATGCCCTGCGGGTCGGGATGGCGGAGATCCGTGCGCGGCTGGAGCCGCAGACCCAGTCTTCCAGCGAGAGCTTTGCCGACCGCATCGGACGCGGTCATTCCTTGGGGAGTGCGTGAGATGTCTGGTGTTTCGGGTCTGATCAATACCTCACTGACGGGTTTGCAGGCGGCGCAACAGGCCTTGCAGGTGACGGGTAATAATATCGCCAACGTCAACACTCCGGGTTATAGTCAGGAAACCGTCATCCAATCGACCACCACCCCAGCTATTTGGGCGGCCAGTTCTACGGGAATGGCACGCAAATTACCGACGTGCAGCGGGTGTATAGTAGCTTCCTGCAGGGGCAGGTCTGGTCGGCGAGTGCGGGTTCCAGTGGCGCGGCGACGCTGTCCCAGGGGCTACAGCAGATATTGGGCGTGCTCAGTAGTGGCAGTGTGA
- the flgJ gene encoding flagellar assembly peptidoglycan hydrolase FlgJ, which translates to MSTGGIALQAQSHAVNLNGQGAAAVSSNALGFAQLQQLHQEAKDKNPAAILATAKQFEAMLLDEMLSTMSKTTFGSDLLGKSSGPMFQSLFTEQIAQTVAQGRGVGLASTLAQEIATRYHLHWDAKTAAKAEAANTPVTIPAAPTTSNVQNISAPNWNQPGQSLLQRAKAFVQSILPAVRQAAVQLDVSPVAILAQAALETGWGAHAPGDNLFGIKAGSGWSGSALQNLTHEFVDGVNTVEDASFRAYQNVAASVANYTQLLLNSPRYRAALGQGNNIAGFAQALQNGGYATDPNYATKITALAQGPVMQAALAGTGLTP; encoded by the coding sequence ATGAGCACGGGCGGCATTGCCCTGCAGGCGCAGAGTCACGCCGTCAATCTCAACGGCCAGGGGGCGGCAGCCGTGAGCAGCAACGCCCTCGGTTTTGCCCAGCTGCAGCAGCTCCATCAGGAAGCCAAGGACAAAAATCCGGCCGCCATCCTGGCTACGGCCAAGCAGTTCGAGGCGATGCTGTTGGACGAAATGCTTTCCACGATGAGTAAAACCACTTTTGGCTCCGATCTGCTCGGTAAGAGCAGTGGACCGATGTTTCAGTCGCTGTTCACCGAGCAGATTGCGCAAACGGTGGCACAGGGGCGTGGCGTTGGTCTGGCGAGCACCCTGGCGCAGGAGATCGCCACTCGCTATCACCTGCATTGGGATGCGAAAACCGCAGCCAAGGCTGAGGCGGCGAATACTCCAGTAACGATTCCGGCAGCACCGACGACGTCCAATGTCCAGAACATCAGCGCGCCCAACTGGAATCAGCCTGGTCAGAGCCTGCTGCAGCGAGCCAAGGCCTTCGTGCAGAGCATTCTGCCTGCAGTGCGGCAGGCGGCGGTGCAACTGGATGTCTCGCCGGTTGCCATCCTTGCCCAGGCGGCCCTGGAAACCGGTTGGGGAGCGCATGCACCCGGTGACAACCTCTTTGGGATCAAGGCGGGCAGCGGCTGGAGTGGAAGTGCCCTGCAGAATCTCACCCATGAATTTGTCGACGGCGTGAACACCGTAGAGGATGCGAGCTTTCGCGCCTATCAGAATGTTGCGGCCAGTGTGGCGAACTACACCCAACTGCTGCTGAATAGCCCGCGGTATCGGGCCGCTTTGGGTCAGGGGAACAACATCGCCGGCTTTGCGCAGGCTTTGCAGAATGGCGGATATGCTACCGATCCCAACTATGCGACCAAGATCACCGCACTCGCGCAAGGGCCAGTGATGCAGGCAGCACTGGCCGGCACGGGGCTCACCCCTTGA
- a CDS encoding flagellar basal body P-ring protein FlgI: MKSRLVIRWLFSLLGVALLLAAALPSSAESIRNLAMVSGVRSNQLVGYGLVVGLNGTGDQATQVPYTTQSLLNMFQRLGINLPASVATNLQPKDVAAVMVTAHLPPFAQPGQTINVTVSAVGNASSLAGGTLLMTPLKGADGQTYAVAQGNIIVSGFGASSNGTSAQVNITTAGTIPNGANVERAVPSGFANGGPLQLDLHTPSFTTAARIVDAINRSLGGGTAQALNAGVVEVRAPSDPGQRVNFLALIENLQVDPETPVAKVVIDARSGTVVLGQNVTLGSCAVAHGNLSVTISQKYLVSQPNPLGAGQTVVVPQANVKIQQPQAKLLMFEPGVSLEAVVRALNAVGATPTDLIAILQAMKAAGALHAQLEVI; the protein is encoded by the coding sequence ATGAAATCGCGTCTGGTCATCCGCTGGTTGTTCTCTCTGCTGGGTGTCGCCTTGTTGCTGGCTGCCGCGCTGCCGAGTAGCGCAGAAAGTATCCGCAATCTGGCCATGGTCTCCGGGGTGCGCAGCAACCAGCTGGTAGGCTATGGGCTGGTGGTGGGTTTGAACGGAACCGGCGACCAGGCGACTCAAGTTCCCTATACCACCCAGTCCCTGCTCAATATGTTTCAGCGCCTCGGCATCAATTTGCCAGCGTCGGTGGCTACCAACCTGCAACCCAAGGATGTGGCGGCAGTCATGGTCACCGCGCATCTACCGCCCTTTGCCCAGCCGGGGCAGACCATCAACGTCACCGTCTCGGCGGTGGGCAATGCCTCGAGCCTTGCGGGTGGCACTCTGCTGATGACGCCGCTGAAAGGTGCCGATGGCCAGACCTATGCCGTGGCCCAGGGCAACATCATCGTCAGTGGTTTCGGCGCGAGCAGCAATGGCACCTCGGCGCAGGTGAACATCACCACCGCGGGTACCATTCCTAACGGTGCCAATGTCGAGCGGGCGGTGCCGAGTGGCTTCGCCAACGGCGGACCGCTGCAGCTGGACCTGCACACGCCCAGTTTCACCACGGCGGCACGTATCGTCGATGCCATCAACCGCAGTCTTGGCGGTGGCACCGCGCAGGCCCTCAATGCCGGGGTGGTCGAGGTCAGGGCGCCGAGCGATCCGGGGCAGCGTGTCAACTTTCTGGCATTGATCGAAAATCTGCAAGTCGATCCCGAAACGCCGGTCGCCAAGGTGGTGATCGATGCGCGCAGTGGTACGGTGGTGCTTGGGCAAAACGTCACGCTCGGCAGTTGTGCGGTGGCGCATGGTAACCTTTCGGTCACCATTTCGCAGAAATATCTGGTGAGTCAGCCTAATCCCTTGGGTGCCGGTCAGACGGTTGTTGTGCCCCAGGCCAACGTCAAGATCCAGCAACCGCAGGCCAAGTTGCTGATGTTTGAGCCGGGAGTGAGCCTGGAGGCAGTAGTGCGCGCCCTGAACGCTGTGGGTGCGACGCCAACGGATCTGATCGCAATTCTACAGGCAATGAAGGCGGCCGGTGCGCTACATGCCCAGCTGGAGGTGATATGA
- a CDS encoding flagellar basal body L-ring protein FlgH → MRGMIGFRWQNLWRLCSVLFLVLGLTACADMQHPSMEPIKPLPIPAEPASLNAHPANGAIWQPETNVSLFADNRANRVGDLITVLIQENASASNNTNTAINRSDSLSAALTNFFGLTPAFGNIGGSQISPSMGANSSQKFGGTGATTQSNTFTATLETTVVRVMGNGNLVIEGSKEVLLNGGHEFIRVAGVVRPADVTPQNTVLSTQIADARVEYSGDGSIYAAARMPWLARFFLSLWPF, encoded by the coding sequence ATGCGGGGAATGATTGGATTTCGCTGGCAAAATCTCTGGCGTCTGTGCTCCGTGCTGTTCCTGGTGCTGGGCTTGACTGCCTGCGCGGATATGCAGCACCCGAGTATGGAGCCGATCAAGCCGTTGCCCATCCCCGCCGAGCCCGCCTCGCTGAATGCGCATCCGGCCAATGGTGCCATCTGGCAGCCGGAGACCAATGTCTCCCTCTTTGCCGACAACCGCGCCAACCGTGTGGGCGATCTGATCACGGTGCTGATCCAGGAGAATGCCAGCGCCTCGAACAACACCAATACTGCCATCAACCGCTCCGACTCCCTGAGTGCGGCGCTGACCAACTTCTTTGGTCTGACGCCGGCCTTTGGCAATATCGGCGGCTCGCAAATCAGTCCCTCCATGGGCGCGAACAGTAGCCAAAAATTTGGCGGCACTGGCGCCACGACCCAGAGCAATACCTTTACCGCCACCCTCGAAACCACGGTGGTGCGGGTGATGGGCAATGGTAATCTGGTGATCGAGGGCTCCAAAGAGGTGTTGCTCAACGGTGGGCATGAGTTCATCCGGGTTGCCGGAGTGGTGCGCCCCGCCGATGTAACGCCGCAAAATACCGTGCTTTCCACGCAGATTGCCGATGCTCGAGTGGAATATAGCGGTGACGGTAGCATCTACGCGGCGGCACGGATGCCATGGCTGGCACGATTCTTTCTTTCTCTCTGGCCATTCTAA
- the flgG gene encoding flagellar basal-body rod protein FlgG, with protein sequence MMRSLYVAATGLEGEQTKMDVIANNLANVNTTGFKQSRAVFQDLLYQNLRQPGAQSSQTTQYPSGLQLGTGVRVVATERLMTQGNLTQTGNALDVGINGQGFFQILEPNGTIAYTRDGTFQLNNQGQLVTSNGYLLQPPVTIPPNAQSITIGEDGTVSVVLPGQAAPQQVGTIQLANFINPTGLQSIGGNLYLQTGSSGAPQTGQPSLNGLGTVQQGYLESSNVNVVSELVDMIATQRAYEINSKAVSTSDSMLGYAIQNI encoded by the coding sequence ATGATGCGCTCTCTCTATGTGGCAGCCACTGGTCTGGAAGGGGAACAGACCAAGATGGACGTCATCGCCAATAATCTGGCGAATGTGAATACCACCGGCTTCAAACAGTCTCGGGCAGTATTTCAGGACCTGCTTTATCAGAATCTGCGGCAACCCGGCGCGCAGTCGTCGCAGACCACCCAGTATCCATCGGGACTGCAGCTGGGTACCGGGGTGCGGGTCGTGGCTACCGAGCGGCTGATGACCCAGGGCAACCTGACGCAGACGGGGAACGCTCTCGATGTCGGCATCAATGGTCAAGGTTTCTTCCAGATCCTGGAGCCGAACGGCACCATTGCCTACACCCGCGATGGAACCTTTCAGCTCAATAACCAGGGGCAACTGGTCACTTCCAATGGGTATCTCTTGCAGCCACCCGTCACTATCCCGCCGAATGCGCAGAGTATCACCATCGGCGAGGATGGCACGGTTTCGGTCGTGCTGCCGGGGCAGGCGGCGCCGCAGCAGGTGGGCACCATCCAGCTTGCCAACTTCATCAATCCCACCGGCCTGCAGAGTATTGGCGGCAACCTCTATCTGCAGACGGGTTCTTCCGGGGCGCCGCAGACCGGCCAACCCAGCCTGAATGGCTTGGGCACGGTGCAGCAGGGTTACCTCGAATCCTCCAACGTCAACGTGGTGTCCGAGCTGGTAGACATGATCGCCACCCAACGGGCCTATGAAATCAACAGCAAGGCGGTCTCGACCTCGGATTCGATGTTGGGCTACGCCATCCAGAATATCTGA
- the flgF gene encoding flagellar basal-body rod protein FlgF, whose translation MDTLYIAMTGAKTLLQRQDVVANNLANANTSGFRAEIAESRALPVYGSGAGLPTRVYTATTDDSWDFQSGPIVHTGRPLDVAIDGQGWIAVQGTDGKEAYTRDGNLQVNGQGILETATGHPVLGVNGAPISLPPMTGLTIGSNGTISGVPQGNQPNGLLVINQIKLVNPPEKDLRKGADGLFRTSDGKAAPEDPAVVLEGGALEGSNVNPIHSMIQMLQDSRQFEMQTKLIQTIDQDRNTANQILVLS comes from the coding sequence GTGGATACGCTCTACATCGCCATGACCGGTGCCAAGACCTTGCTGCAGCGGCAGGACGTCGTGGCAAACAATCTTGCCAATGCCAATACCAGTGGTTTCCGTGCGGAAATTGCGGAATCGCGGGCCTTGCCTGTGTACGGTTCCGGGGCGGGGCTGCCGACTCGGGTCTATACCGCAACTACCGACGACAGTTGGGACTTCCAGAGTGGGCCGATCGTTCATACCGGGCGGCCGTTAGATGTCGCGATCGATGGGCAGGGGTGGATTGCCGTGCAGGGTACGGACGGCAAAGAGGCCTATACCCGCGATGGAAATCTCCAGGTCAACGGACAGGGCATCCTCGAGACCGCCACTGGTCATCCGGTGCTCGGGGTCAATGGTGCCCCCATCTCCCTGCCACCCATGACGGGTCTGACCATTGGTAGTAATGGCACGATTTCTGGCGTACCCCAGGGCAATCAGCCCAATGGTCTGCTCGTCATCAACCAGATCAAGCTGGTGAATCCGCCGGAAAAGGATCTGCGCAAGGGCGCCGATGGACTGTTCCGTACAAGTGACGGCAAAGCGGCACCTGAGGATCCCGCTGTCGTCCTGGAAGGAGGCGCGCTGGAGGGTAGCAACGTCAATCCCATCCACAGCATGATCCAGATGCTGCAGGACAGTCGGCAGTTCGAAATGCAGACCAAGTTGATCCAGACCATCGATCAGGATCGCAATACAGCCAATCAGATCCTCGTGCTTTCCTGA
- the flgE gene encoding flagellar hook protein FlgE, with protein MGAFQTALSGLNAANTDLQVLGNNISNANTVGFKSSNAEFADAYASAMANSAPTYGQVGIGTQVMTVAQQFTQGNIQTTSNPLDVAINGNGFFQFNYNGATVYSRNGQFQLNSGGVIVDGNGGELIGVQAQNGKLTGLSGPLTISQAALPPQASSGLSYSLNLDSTNTPISSGTPFSTNDPNSYNYSTTSTVYDSLGTPQLVTTYYQLASSSPTSGQTWNVYYSATGTASGTPSSGSVGTLQFNSTGQVQPPSSGTINLQWADGANPSTLAVNFSGSTNYNSPNAVIAANTNGYGVGQLSGLSIDPSGDIYARYSNGQSQVMGQISLTRFANNNGLQNLGNNYWAETYASGQPLQGSPGSTNLGVLQSGAVEASNVDLSKDLVNLIVAQQAYQANAQTIKTQNTVVQTLLSL; from the coding sequence ATGGGTGCTTTCCAAACGGCTTTGAGCGGATTGAATGCAGCAAACACGGATTTACAGGTGCTGGGCAATAATATTTCCAATGCCAATACCGTGGGTTTCAAGTCTTCCAACGCGGAATTTGCCGATGCCTACGCCTCTGCCATGGCCAACAGCGCGCCTACCTATGGCCAGGTGGGTATTGGTACGCAGGTAATGACGGTGGCACAGCAATTCACCCAGGGGAATATTCAGACCACCAGCAACCCTCTGGATGTGGCGATCAATGGTAATGGATTTTTTCAGTTCAATTACAATGGTGCGACGGTATATAGCCGTAACGGTCAGTTTCAGTTGAATTCCGGCGGCGTGATCGTCGATGGCAATGGTGGCGAACTGATCGGTGTGCAGGCGCAAAATGGTAAGTTGACCGGCCTCAGTGGCCCGCTGACTATCAGCCAGGCGGCGTTGCCACCGCAGGCATCTTCGGGATTGAGCTATTCCCTGAATTTGGATTCCACCAACACCCCAATCTCCAGTGGAACGCCATTCAGTACGAACGATCCAAACAGTTACAATTACTCCACCACCAGCACCGTGTATGACAGTCTGGGTACGCCGCAACTGGTGACCACCTATTATCAATTGGCATCCAGCAGTCCGACCAGCGGTCAAACCTGGAATGTGTACTATTCGGCAACTGGCACCGCCAGCGGCACGCCCAGCAGTGGTTCGGTGGGTACTCTGCAATTCAACTCGACCGGTCAGGTGCAGCCCCCGAGCAGCGGCACCATCAATCTGCAGTGGGCCGACGGCGCCAATCCATCCACCCTGGCAGTGAATTTCAGTGGCAGTACCAACTACAATTCACCGAATGCGGTAATCGCCGCAAACACCAATGGTTATGGCGTTGGACAATTATCAGGACTCTCCATTGATCCCAGCGGCGATATCTATGCGCGCTACAGTAATGGCCAGTCCCAAGTCATGGGGCAAATCAGTCTCACCCGCTTCGCCAACAACAATGGCCTGCAGAATCTGGGTAATAACTACTGGGCGGAGACCTATGCCTCGGGCCAGCCGTTACAAGGTAGTCCGGGTAGTACCAACCTTGGTGTTCTGCAGTCCGGTGCCGTGGAGGCATCCAATGTCGATCTTTCCAAGGATCTGGTCAATTTGATCGTGGCGCAGCAGGCCTATCAGGCCAATGCGCAGACCATCAAGACGCAGAATACTGTGGTGCAGACCTTGCTGAGTCTGTAA
- a CDS encoding FLgD tudor-like domain-containing protein yields the protein MEEPYSFGVVNGVTLGSAGPTLQLSGQQGSVPFSSVQNII from the coding sequence ATCGAAGAACCCTATAGTTTTGGGGTGGTGAATGGCGTCACCTTGGGTAGCGCTGGTCCTACTTTGCAACTGAGTGGGCAACAGGGTTCGGTTCCTTTCAGTTCCGTACAAAACATCATTTGA
- a CDS encoding ISL3 family transposase: MDQGNQLFTLALGLVPPWMVDDVRFTVEEKRLDLHVNFPRGSQFPCPVCGQDCPVYDTQEKVWRHLDFFQHAAYLHARVPRVHCPEHGVHLVSVPWAREGSGFTLLFEALVMAMVREMPVLTVSRLVRETDQRLWRVLDHYVAKAREAADMSEVHSVGIDETSSRRGHDYITLFVDLVAKRLLFATPGKDAETFAQFAEDLQAHGGSAEAITEVSMDLSPAFQKGAAEHLPNAQVTFDRFHLMKLVNEAVDAVRKGEALSQPDLKKSRWLWLKNPGKLSAKQSARLREILKNQNLKTAQAYQLRLTFQEIFTVQNRHQGATLLKAWVENVKDSGLPPMVKVAYTVMNHWDGVLRWFESQITNGILEGFNSLLQSAKAKARGYRTHKNFINMAYLILGKLDLRLPT, encoded by the coding sequence ATGGACCAAGGTAATCAACTGTTCACTCTGGCGTTGGGGTTGGTTCCGCCGTGGATGGTGGACGATGTGCGGTTCACGGTGGAGGAAAAGCGCCTGGACCTGCATGTGAACTTCCCAAGGGGTAGTCAGTTTCCCTGTCCGGTCTGCGGCCAGGACTGCCCGGTCTATGACACCCAGGAGAAGGTCTGGCGTCACCTCGACTTCTTCCAGCATGCGGCTTATCTCCATGCCCGCGTACCACGGGTCCATTGCCCGGAACACGGCGTGCATTTGGTATCCGTCCCTTGGGCGCGGGAAGGCTCGGGATTCACGCTGCTCTTTGAGGCTCTAGTCATGGCCATGGTCCGGGAGATGCCCGTGTTGACGGTCTCCCGCCTAGTGCGGGAGACGGACCAGCGACTCTGGCGGGTGCTCGATCATTACGTCGCCAAGGCCCGCGAGGCCGCGGACATGTCAGAGGTCCATTCCGTCGGTATCGATGAGACGAGCAGCCGGCGCGGCCATGATTACATCACCCTGTTTGTGGACCTCGTGGCGAAGCGCCTGCTGTTTGCCACACCCGGCAAGGATGCCGAGACTTTTGCGCAGTTCGCCGAAGATCTGCAGGCCCATGGCGGCAGCGCCGAGGCCATTACGGAGGTCAGCATGGACCTCTCGCCAGCCTTCCAAAAAGGGGCCGCAGAACACCTGCCCAACGCCCAGGTCACCTTCGATCGCTTTCACCTCATGAAGCTCGTCAATGAGGCCGTAGATGCCGTACGCAAGGGGGAAGCCCTCTCCCAACCAGACCTGAAAAAGAGCCGCTGGCTTTGGCTCAAGAACCCGGGAAAGCTCTCCGCCAAGCAAAGCGCCAGGCTCCGGGAGATCCTCAAGAACCAGAACCTCAAGACAGCACAGGCTTATCAGCTTCGCCTGACCTTCCAAGAAATCTTCACCGTCCAGAATCGCCACCAGGGCGCCACCCTGCTCAAGGCCTGGGTGGAAAACGTCAAGGACAGCGGATTACCGCCAATGGTCAAGGTCGCCTACACCGTCATGAATCACTGGGATGGTGTGCTCCGCTGGTTCGAGAGCCAGATCACCAACGGGATTCTGGAAGGCTTCAATAGCCTCCTCCAGTCCGCCAAGGCAAAAGCCCGTGGCTACCGTACCCACAAGAACTTTATCAACATGGCCTACCTGATCCTCGGTAAACTGGATCTCAGGCTACCCACATGA